One window of Triticum dicoccoides isolate Atlit2015 ecotype Zavitan chromosome 5A, WEW_v2.0, whole genome shotgun sequence genomic DNA carries:
- the LOC119299244 gene encoding uncharacterized protein LOC119299244 yields MYSGDESETEMKRPPSPSTPPSDGVDSAMSTASIEDDDHQAVSDDEEEDEDLEKYQPFTVDDFPRVSSEFDEQSDAVFQNPDIQLRGPSAMFLFRTFNDPLIEKHKHFFGSQYQLYDESEVNVNNNVRAIDCSHGCHCVPSGVLQFIDLKIAGYRHVQPGCANIFGFFAVRENAEPLRNYVYRRGIDNYEAVNVKRDTGIAHLLLTSPARCIHMRSRVLFEFKLSVRTDDQPEDGPKDDILIEGCTEFTEFMNMYKAGPFIETRRLYGEKCGLDMKFLVLRNAVQAKVDVEILRAPVDGLNLNLYAKTSGFRDVICLFSGVTESGCRMSSVVGVMRYSYLILCIFLCIEGSPKDGVFSQELPCCYLEGC; encoded by the exons atGTACAGCGGAGACGAATCGGAGACGGAAATGAAGAGGCCACCTTCCCCCTCAACTCCTCCGAGCGACGGCGTGGACTCAGCCATGTCTACCGCCAGCATTGAGGACGACGACCATCAGGCTGTCAGCGACGACGAAGAGGAGGATGAAGACCTAG AGAAATACCAACCTTTTACCGTTGATGATTTCCCAAGGGTTAGTAGTGAGTTTGATGAGCAATCTGATGCTGTGTTCCAAAATCCTGATATTCAACTTCGAGGCCCTTCAGCAATGTTTCTTTTCCGGACATTCAACGATCCCCTTATTGAAAAACACAAGCATTTCTTCGGTAGCCAATATCAACTCTATGATGAGTCTGAAG TCAATGTGAACAACAATGTTAGGGCCATTGATTGCTCACACGGTTGCCATTGTGTACCGAGCGGCGTGCTGCAGTTCATTGATCTCAAAATTGCTGGTTATCGCCACGTCCAACCTGGATGTGCCAATATATTTGGTTTTTTCGCAGTACGTGAGAATGCTGAACCTTTGCGCAACTATGTGTACAGGCGTGGGATTGACAATTATGAAGCTGTAAATGTGAAGCGGGATACG GGCATTGCACATTTATTGCTGACTAGCCCTGCTCGATGTATTCACATGAGAAGCCGTGTGTTGTTTGAATTCAAGCTTTCTGTACGGACTGATGACCAGCCAGAAGATGGGCCAAAAGATGACATTCTGATTGAAGGATGTACCGAGTTTACTGAGTTCATGAACATGTACAAAGCAGGACCATTCATCGAAACTCGGCGTCTGTACGGGGAGAAGTGTGGATTGGATATGAAGTTTCTGGTGTTGAGGAATGCAGTTCAAGCAAAGGTTGATGTTGAGATACTTCGTGCTCCTGTTGATGGCCTTAATCTGAATCTTTATGCGAAGACCAGTGGCTTCAGAGATGTGATCTGCCTCTTTTCTGGAGTTACAGAATCAGGTTGCAGAATGAGTTCGGTCGTAGGAGTGATGAGATACAGTTACCTTATTCTTTGTATCT TTCTTTGTATTGAAGGATCCCCGAAAGATGGTGTTTTTTCTCAAGAGCTGCCGTGTT GTTACCTGGAAGGCTGTTAA